From the genome of Astatotilapia calliptera chromosome 3, fAstCal1.2, whole genome shotgun sequence:
AACACCCATGTCTCTCTTTTTGCTCTGATTTTCATCGATGTTCTAAATGTCATCGGAGCAATGACCTTAGGAAGTCACCTGGTTGCAGCTACCTGTCCTGGAAACACATGTTTGTACACCGAAAACCTGTGGATGTTTTCAAGACGGTATTTAGTGATGATACATCTCCTGACTGCCCTCATTTCAATCCTTTACCTCTGCCACCCACACCTGGGTTCCAAACTACGttgtgttttctctgtggtgtctTTATTGATTTGTGTTTTATACTATAGTTCTGTGCACTACACCATTGAAGTACTATACATGCAAGAAGTTCTCACCTGCGGACTGGCTTTGGCAATAACTGCAAAATCTAAACTCAcagggaggaaaaaagacaaGCTACGAATTGTAACTGTTGCATTGTGCACCTTCTTAGTTGTCTACCTTCCGGTTTTTGTTCTTGATTACCTGATCTATAGTCGGACCATCTCTGGGCTGCCAATAGAAgactattttataatttatgtaAATGTGTATTATTTCACAAACTTTCAAGTCTTTCTCGATGGACTCTTGTGCTATTCAATTTTGAAGATGtctgcagcagaagaagaacaacaaccacaacaatgGGAGCTACAAGAACAAGGGCTGCAGCAACTGCCACAACAATCACAGCAACAATTACCACAACCACCACGACCATGGCAGCAACAACCACCACTACAACAATCGCAGCAACAATCACCACAACCACCACAACCATGGCAGCAACAACCACCACCACAgcaatggcagcagcagcaacaacagggCTTAATTTGTCCAAGGGTTCATGTTAATACAAATGCAATTACTGCATATAACAGGCAAAACTGGAATTAAGTCTCTGTGCTATGAAGTTTGACTCGATCATAACTCTGAAATCAGCTACATGTAGTATTTATTTCCCAAGTATTTGCAACTGTGGACACTAAAATCACTTAAAAAACTGACTAGATGGATGAGGGCCAAGTTAAAAGTTGATAGCACTATTATTCAGATGGCTGTACTTTATGTtctattaatttaatttaaaattggaTGAAAGGAATTTTAAATCAGAGATTAAGATGATTATTGTACCCCTACTGTGATTTTAAAGCCAATGTATAACACAGAAGAATAAGTACACGCAGAATGCACTATAAATGTGATTATGTGACAAATTACAGCAACTACACAAatactgtaataaaaaaatatcctttttaattaaagttgtttctttttttaacactgttATGCCTGGTTTTGACAGATCAActtctcaaaaaaacaaaaacaaacaaacaacaaaagtaaACCCCAACCACACATAACAACAGCTTATACAACAATGTGGGGGAGAAAGGGAGCGCTAGGTTGTGCCAAAGAGACAAAACCAGAACCTAGCTGAGATTTACTCTAAGAGGGAAACAGCAAAGAAAGACGATCCTAATCCTCATCTCACAAAATAAGCTCAAAACATTATGGGTGGCACCAACCTACTTACCTagtgttttttaacagaaaacatgTGTGAAAATGTACAGGTTCCCCCAGAGTTACCCAGCCCTCTTACTACCACCACAAACCTCTCACAAACAAATTGAATGCTGCAGGGCAGCTCAACACATGTGCCAAACGATCCTTAGCGAGGAGGACGAGAAAGCCGCCTCTAACCATAGGCGAGTTTCCTTTTATGAGCCTCTCCTTATTCCTGGTTGGTCCATTCAAAGCCTCCTTCCTCCAGTTAGCTTTAGATTCACAAATGGGCAACAGGCTGCAGTCTTCGTACCCAGGGAAATGGCAAGTAAAATGAGAGGGAAGAAAACAGACAGCCTGGAGACacattacaaacacattttctcttttttgtaaaacatcaTCCAAATCTCCACAACAGATTTTAATGTGTAAAAACTAATACAAATTATGAATCTGTGCACTTAAGTTACATGTTACAAACACAGTTTCAAAACATATAAGCTTCAGCTGTGAATGGTACAGTAAGCCATGTTTACAATGACAGTTAACTGTTTTTGAAAAGTCTTCCTGAATCCATGAAATGATTTCCATGATAGAATTGTTCCTGTTTTTAATCCAGTGCCGCCTGAGGGCCCAAAGATCCTACGCATCCAATACCCtaataccacacacacacacacacacacacacacacacacacacacacacacacacacacacacacacacacacacacacacacacacacacacacacacacaagctttcAGGTTGAAAAAGAACCTCATGTTTTACCTCATTCCACAGTTCCTATGGCAGAGAAAGGTTGACCCCTTGTTATTATGTTCGGTCTCTAGAATATGGAGCAGCTGGTCAGCAGACCAGTGACATTGAAGCAACATACTGCATAAAGCGCATTGATGCCCTTTGTGATCTGGACAGGTGT
Proteins encoded in this window:
- the LOC113019126 gene encoding uncharacterized protein LOC113019126, with amino-acid sequence MENITHVMSKSPYGPKMEFNWGVVVNTNLAGGILLSTSLLGLATYIGAFWDQRGALSLFKRSFITSFSCDHGNLKGVQNTHVSLFALIFIDVLNVIGAMTLGSHLVAATCPGNTCLYTENLWMFSRRYLVMIHLLTALISILYLCHPHLGSKLRCVFSVVSLLICVLYYSSVHYTIEVLYMQEVLTCGLALAITAKSKLTGRKKDKLRIVTVALCTFLVVYLPVFVLDYLIYSRTISGLPIEDYFIIYVNVYYFTNFQVFLDGLLCYSILKMSAAEEEQQPQQWELQEQGLQQLPQQSQQQLPQPPRPWQQQPPLQQSQQQSPQPPQPWQQQPPPQQWQQQQQQGLICPRVHVNTNAITAYNRQNWN